From Schaalia sp. ZJ405, one genomic window encodes:
- a CDS encoding adenine phosphoribosyltransferase: protein MSGELGQEIADLLDKHIGLTPDFPEPGVLFRDISPLVANGPVFAKLVGLLAERYEGQVDAVAGLESRGFILGAPVAAELGVGMITVRKAGKLPGEVYGVDYALEYGTARIEIQPSLVAKGQRVLILDDVLATGGTASAAVELLRHCGAEVAGLTVLLELEEFNGRLQLPGIRVESALLV from the coding sequence ATGAGCGGTGAATTGGGTCAGGAGATTGCGGATCTCCTCGATAAACATATTGGTCTCACTCCGGATTTCCCTGAACCCGGTGTGCTCTTTCGGGATATTTCGCCCCTGGTGGCGAACGGGCCGGTTTTCGCAAAGCTCGTGGGGCTTCTTGCTGAGCGCTACGAAGGACAGGTTGATGCGGTCGCCGGTCTTGAATCCCGGGGGTTCATCCTCGGCGCTCCCGTTGCCGCGGAACTCGGCGTTGGGATGATCACGGTCCGCAAGGCAGGGAAACTTCCCGGCGAAGTCTACGGAGTCGATTACGCGCTGGAATATGGCACAGCTCGTATTGAGATCCAGCCCTCGCTCGTGGCCAAGGGACAGCGCGTCCTCATTCTCGACGATGTTCTCGCAACGGGAGGTACAGCCTCGGCCGCCGTTGAGCTTCTGCGCCACTGCGGGGCAGAGGTCGCTGGTCTGACCGTTCTGTTGGAACTTGAGGAGTTCAATGGTCGCTTGCAGCTGCCCGGCATTCGTGTCGAATCGGCGTTGCTTGTGTGA
- a CDS encoding RelA/SpoT family protein has protein sequence MTDQNAAATNRPPAAGSFVRSGLLWFGAKSRQSIPEIEPLIRALRANHPRADITVIERAYRTAELYHRGQQRKSGEPYITHPVAVATILAEMGMTTPTLVAALLHDTVEDTDYTVEKLTAEYGESIAALVDGVTKLDKVRYGASAQSETLRKMLVAMSRDIRVLLIKLADRLHNARTWRFVPAESARKKAQETLEIYSPLAHRLGMNMIKWELEELSFKTLYPEIYTEIDHLVAERAPQREEYLHQVISQIEQDLRHSGTKGTVTGRPKNHYSIYQKMIVRGKAFDEIFDLVAVRVLVDSVKDCYAVLGALHGRWNPIPGRFKDYIAMPKFNLYQSLHTTVVGPGGKPVEIQIRTFEMHERAEHGVAAHWKYKQNPNATSADGDEMTKDEQANWLRTLVEMERETGDPEEFLDSLRFEIAGDEVYVFTPRGEIVVLPARATPVDFAYAVHTEVGHRTVGAKVNGRLVSLDTRLESGETVEVVTSKSDKAGPSRDWLSFVASPRARTKIKAWFSRERREEAVEAGKEQIARVMRKQNLPLQRLMSHESVLSVANSLGYLDVTGLYAAVGESQISPQNVVTKLVDILGGGDGTEETLSEAVMPGASRPRSPHVGDVGVTVSGMNDHDIWVKLARCCTPVPGDDIVGFITRGQGVSIHRKTCQNGIRLSQLQPERFVDVMWSSDRRGVPFRVQIEIRALDRSGLLSDLTRVLSDYRVNIHAASTQATSDQVAIGRFTFELADIAHLDAVLAALRRVDGVFEALRITGESRKELAHGAHDVR, from the coding sequence ATGACTGACCAGAACGCAGCCGCTACGAATCGGCCCCCAGCCGCAGGTTCGTTCGTGCGCTCGGGGCTTTTATGGTTTGGCGCGAAGTCGCGTCAATCGATCCCCGAGATCGAACCCCTGATCCGCGCCCTTCGGGCCAATCATCCGCGTGCCGATATCACGGTGATTGAACGCGCTTATCGCACGGCGGAGCTTTACCACCGTGGACAGCAGCGAAAGTCCGGGGAACCCTACATCACTCACCCGGTTGCCGTGGCGACGATCCTGGCGGAAATGGGAATGACAACGCCGACCCTCGTGGCGGCGCTCCTCCACGATACGGTCGAGGACACTGACTACACGGTCGAAAAACTGACGGCTGAGTATGGAGAGTCAATTGCGGCCCTCGTTGACGGTGTCACCAAACTCGACAAAGTCCGCTATGGGGCCAGTGCGCAGTCGGAGACTCTGCGGAAAATGCTTGTTGCAATGAGTCGAGACATCCGCGTGCTCCTCATCAAACTTGCTGATCGTCTGCACAACGCACGGACCTGGCGTTTTGTTCCCGCCGAATCAGCGCGCAAGAAAGCGCAAGAAACCCTTGAAATCTATTCTCCTCTGGCTCATCGCCTCGGGATGAACATGATCAAGTGGGAACTTGAGGAGCTGTCTTTCAAGACTCTCTACCCCGAGATCTACACCGAGATCGATCACCTCGTTGCTGAGAGAGCACCCCAGCGCGAGGAATACCTCCACCAGGTTATTTCGCAGATCGAACAGGATCTACGCCACTCGGGAACCAAAGGAACAGTCACCGGTCGACCCAAGAACCACTACTCGATCTATCAGAAAATGATCGTGCGTGGAAAAGCCTTTGATGAGATTTTCGACCTCGTCGCCGTGCGCGTCCTCGTTGATAGCGTCAAGGATTGCTACGCCGTCCTCGGCGCCCTTCATGGTCGATGGAACCCCATCCCCGGGCGTTTCAAGGACTACATCGCGATGCCGAAGTTCAATCTCTATCAGTCGCTTCATACAACGGTGGTTGGCCCCGGTGGAAAGCCCGTTGAGATTCAGATCCGGACCTTTGAGATGCATGAGCGTGCAGAGCACGGGGTCGCGGCTCACTGGAAATACAAGCAAAACCCGAACGCAACCTCCGCTGACGGCGACGAGATGACGAAGGACGAGCAGGCGAACTGGCTGCGCACCCTCGTTGAGATGGAACGTGAGACAGGAGATCCCGAGGAGTTCCTCGATTCGCTGCGTTTTGAGATTGCCGGTGATGAGGTCTATGTCTTCACGCCTCGCGGTGAAATTGTCGTGCTGCCTGCGCGCGCAACGCCGGTGGATTTCGCCTACGCAGTCCACACAGAGGTCGGTCACCGCACCGTTGGTGCCAAGGTCAACGGGCGCCTTGTGTCCTTGGATACGCGCCTGGAATCGGGGGAGACTGTTGAGGTTGTGACCTCGAAGTCTGATAAGGCTGGGCCCTCGCGTGATTGGTTGTCTTTTGTTGCATCCCCGCGTGCGCGAACGAAAATTAAAGCGTGGTTCTCCAGGGAACGGCGTGAAGAGGCCGTTGAAGCTGGTAAGGAACAGATTGCTCGGGTGATGCGCAAGCAGAACCTCCCGCTGCAACGCCTGATGAGTCATGAGTCTGTTCTTTCTGTTGCGAACTCACTGGGGTATCTGGATGTCACCGGCCTGTACGCTGCCGTCGGTGAGTCGCAGATTTCGCCGCAGAATGTGGTGACGAAGCTCGTTGACATCCTCGGTGGGGGAGATGGAACCGAAGAGACGCTCTCTGAGGCAGTGATGCCGGGGGCCAGCCGTCCTCGTTCCCCGCACGTTGGTGATGTCGGCGTGACGGTTTCGGGAATGAATGACCACGACATTTGGGTGAAGCTCGCCAGGTGCTGCACCCCGGTGCCCGGTGACGACATTGTGGGATTTATCACTCGTGGACAGGGGGTGTCGATTCACCGGAAAACCTGTCAAAACGGCATCCGACTCTCCCAGCTTCAACCCGAACGCTTCGTTGATGTCATGTGGAGCTCGGACCGCAGGGGAGTGCCCTTCCGTGTGCAGATCGAAATCCGCGCCCTCGACCGGTCAGGACTTTTGTCCGATCTCACGCGGGTTCTTTCAGATTACCGGGTGAACATCCATGCGGCCTCGACTCAGGCAACATCCGACCAAGTTGCCATCGGTCGTTTCACTTTCGAGCTGGCTGACATCGCTCACCTCGATGCTGTTCTCGCAGCGTTGCGTCGCGTTGACGGTGTCTTCGAAGCTCTGAGAATCACGGGGGAGTCACGCAAAGAACTTGCTCATGGCGCGCACGACGTCCGATAG
- a CDS encoding DUF349 domain-containing protein produces MTTTPIPQPTGSQTETSGTNATEQAQASASQSVPAPQSLETPATISFADVPSHPFGRIGEDGTVYVTDGDSERVIGGYPEGIPADPYALYERRFADLEASIKLFEDRLAQLGPKDIDSTLKSLREQVKEPNAIGDLAALRARVDAVAERAQERKEQARVERQEAREAALRARTDVVERAEAIVAQDPEKTHWKQSGQNLRDLLDEWKGLQRKGPRLDKATEDELWKRFSGARTQFDRRRRQFFSALDQSQAEAKRIKEDLIAQAEALQTSTDWAGTSTAYRDLMAKWKTAPRASRKEDDALWARFRSAQQVFFDARRAKDEATDTEYRENLVAKEALLDEAEKILPINNLDQAKKALRSIQDRWDEIGRVPSADLHRIDARLRAVESAVREAEEKEWRRTNPETRARAEGMLGQLEDQVASLEADLARAQEEGDSAKASSISEALSTKMAWLNQIRSSME; encoded by the coding sequence GTGACAACGACTCCGATTCCCCAGCCCACCGGCTCTCAGACTGAAACTTCCGGCACGAACGCGACGGAACAGGCGCAGGCCTCTGCCTCGCAGTCCGTTCCGGCTCCTCAGTCTCTAGAAACTCCGGCAACGATTTCCTTCGCTGACGTCCCCTCGCATCCCTTTGGGCGCATTGGCGAGGACGGAACGGTGTACGTGACCGATGGGGACAGTGAGCGAGTCATCGGCGGCTACCCCGAGGGAATCCCCGCCGACCCCTACGCACTGTATGAGCGACGTTTCGCTGATCTTGAAGCCTCGATCAAGCTCTTCGAGGATCGCCTCGCGCAGCTGGGCCCCAAGGACATTGATTCCACTCTCAAGAGCCTGCGTGAACAGGTGAAGGAACCGAATGCAATCGGTGATCTTGCGGCGCTTCGCGCGCGCGTTGATGCCGTTGCTGAGCGTGCGCAAGAACGCAAAGAACAGGCTCGTGTTGAACGGCAAGAGGCGCGCGAGGCCGCACTGCGGGCTCGTACCGACGTCGTTGAACGCGCAGAAGCGATCGTTGCGCAAGATCCTGAGAAGACGCATTGGAAGCAGTCGGGTCAAAATCTTCGCGACCTCCTTGACGAATGGAAGGGCTTGCAACGCAAGGGTCCACGCTTGGACAAGGCCACAGAGGATGAACTGTGGAAGCGTTTCTCGGGGGCTCGCACTCAATTTGATCGCCGTCGCCGCCAGTTCTTCTCCGCCCTTGACCAGTCGCAAGCGGAGGCCAAGCGCATCAAGGAAGACCTCATCGCTCAGGCCGAGGCACTCCAGACGTCCACCGACTGGGCAGGAACCTCAACTGCTTACCGTGATCTCATGGCCAAGTGGAAGACTGCGCCGCGAGCCTCTCGAAAAGAAGACGATGCGCTGTGGGCACGTTTCCGTAGCGCTCAGCAGGTGTTCTTCGATGCCCGCCGCGCAAAGGATGAGGCAACCGATACCGAATACCGCGAGAATCTTGTTGCGAAGGAAGCCCTGCTTGACGAAGCAGAAAAGATTCTTCCGATCAACAACCTTGACCAGGCAAAGAAGGCGCTGCGCTCCATTCAGGATCGTTGGGACGAGATCGGCCGCGTCCCCTCTGCGGACCTCCACCGGATTGACGCGCGCCTGCGGGCTGTGGAATCTGCGGTACGTGAGGCCGAGGAAAAGGAATGGCGTCGTACCAACCCTGAGACTCGTGCGCGAGCAGAAGGAATGCTGGGACAGCTTGAAGATCAGGTTGCCTCACTTGAAGCCGACCTCGCTCGGGCTCAAGAAGAAGGCGACAGTGCGAAAGCCTCGAGCATTTCTGAAGCCCTGTCAACGAAGATGGCGTGGCTGAACCAGATCCGTTCGTCGATGGAGTAA
- the hisS gene encoding histidine--tRNA ligase: MARTSLSGFPEWLPEGRIIEQAVLDHLRRVFELHGFCGIETRAVETLEQLEAKGETSKEVYVLDRLQALKEAQEGRHSSKERKMGLHFDLTVPFARYVIENANDLNFPFKRYQIQKVWRGERPQEGRFREFTQADIDVVGNGELPFHFEVELPLVMAEALNSLPIPPVHVFVNNRKVVQGVCESIGVTDVEAALRGLDKLDKIGPEGVRQELAQSGISGEQADTLLTMAQIRSGDPHQVRSRVSDLGVTGDLLDEGLGELCALLEQANAQMPGAILADLKIARGLDYYTGSVYESLVEGHEELGSICSGGRYDSLAKDGKRTYPGVGLSIGVSRLVSRMISAPMVTASRKVPTAVVVAVIDEDGRARSNEIAAALRRRGIPTEVAPKAAKFGKQIKFADQRGIPFVWFPGVDAQSDTVKDIRSGEQVEADAHTWEPPADDLTPQISPA; encoded by the coding sequence ATGGCACGTACTTCTCTTTCTGGATTTCCCGAATGGCTCCCCGAAGGTCGGATCATCGAACAGGCCGTCCTCGACCACCTGCGTCGAGTATTTGAGCTCCACGGGTTCTGCGGGATCGAGACGCGCGCCGTTGAAACGCTCGAGCAGCTTGAAGCAAAGGGTGAGACGTCCAAGGAGGTGTACGTCCTTGACAGGCTTCAGGCCCTCAAAGAAGCACAGGAGGGGCGTCACTCATCGAAGGAACGGAAGATGGGGCTCCACTTTGACCTCACCGTGCCCTTTGCTCGCTATGTCATTGAGAACGCCAACGACTTGAATTTCCCGTTCAAGCGTTACCAGATTCAGAAGGTGTGGAGGGGGGAGCGTCCCCAAGAGGGGCGGTTCCGCGAATTCACTCAGGCAGACATCGACGTTGTGGGCAACGGCGAACTGCCTTTCCACTTCGAGGTTGAGCTTCCTCTCGTGATGGCTGAGGCCCTCAACTCCCTTCCTATTCCACCGGTTCACGTCTTCGTCAACAATCGCAAGGTCGTTCAGGGTGTCTGCGAGAGCATTGGAGTCACGGATGTCGAAGCGGCACTTCGCGGGCTAGATAAGCTCGACAAAATTGGTCCGGAAGGGGTCAGGCAGGAACTTGCGCAGTCGGGGATTTCCGGTGAGCAGGCCGATACTTTGCTCACGATGGCGCAGATCCGTTCGGGCGATCCCCATCAGGTGCGTTCGCGCGTGAGTGACCTCGGCGTGACGGGGGATCTACTTGACGAGGGGCTGGGGGAGTTGTGTGCTCTCCTTGAGCAGGCAAATGCTCAGATGCCAGGGGCTATTCTTGCAGACCTCAAAATTGCTCGTGGCCTGGATTATTACACGGGTTCGGTTTATGAATCCCTCGTTGAGGGACATGAGGAACTGGGGTCGATCTGCTCGGGTGGACGTTACGATTCACTGGCAAAGGACGGCAAACGCACCTACCCGGGTGTCGGTTTGTCAATCGGTGTGTCGCGCCTCGTTTCGCGGATGATTTCCGCGCCGATGGTGACGGCGTCAAGGAAAGTTCCCACGGCGGTCGTCGTTGCCGTCATTGACGAGGACGGGCGCGCACGTTCCAACGAGATTGCCGCGGCCCTGCGTCGTCGGGGCATCCCCACTGAGGTGGCACCGAAGGCTGCGAAATTCGGTAAACAGATTAAGTTCGCTGATCAACGCGGTATTCCTTTCGTGTGGTTCCCGGGTGTTGATGCGCAGTCGGACACGGTCAAAGACATTCGCTCCGGCGAACAGGTGGAGGCAGATGCCCATACGTGGGAGCCTCCGGCCGATGACCTGACTCCGCAGATCTCTCCTGCGTAA
- a CDS encoding MBL fold metallo-hydrolase, producing the protein MRIHVFSSPFYAANAAVIVPEGESRALVVDPSAGVQHLIARALDAEKVSVGAVLATHGHPDHVWDCAEVASWWTYPEGGVEAELTSNETSGDHRTEAPVYIPAPDMYRMDNPVAHTQGLPPIELTPWCRPTDVRPFPGGSVDILPGLWLKMVPAPGHTEGSALFIGHCDITVFIDGQVAFHSDTPVPWALSGDVIFAGSVGRTDLAGGDETQMRHSLRTVSNALDPLTVLLPGHGPMTSLEREISSNPYLIRARSIG; encoded by the coding sequence GTGCGCATCCACGTGTTTTCTTCGCCGTTCTACGCGGCGAATGCTGCGGTCATTGTGCCCGAAGGTGAGTCTCGCGCTCTCGTTGTTGACCCATCGGCGGGTGTTCAGCACCTGATTGCGCGTGCTCTTGACGCTGAAAAAGTCAGTGTCGGGGCCGTCCTCGCTACCCACGGGCATCCCGACCACGTCTGGGATTGCGCGGAAGTTGCCTCCTGGTGGACGTATCCCGAAGGAGGGGTCGAGGCCGAGCTGACGAGCAACGAAACCAGCGGTGATCACCGGACTGAGGCCCCCGTCTACATTCCGGCACCGGATATGTATCGGATGGACAACCCCGTAGCCCACACCCAGGGCTTGCCACCCATTGAGCTCACGCCGTGGTGTCGGCCCACGGATGTGCGGCCATTCCCCGGCGGATCGGTCGATATATTGCCGGGTCTCTGGCTGAAGATGGTTCCTGCTCCGGGGCATACGGAAGGGTCAGCTCTGTTCATTGGACACTGCGATATCACCGTGTTTATTGACGGACAGGTGGCATTCCATTCGGATACTCCGGTGCCGTGGGCGTTGTCTGGCGATGTGATTTTCGCGGGATCCGTTGGGCGCACTGACTTGGCCGGCGGTGACGAAACCCAGATGCGACATTCACTGCGCACCGTGTCGAATGCCTTGGACCCTCTCACGGTGCTTCTTCCGGGGCACGGTCCGATGACCTCACTGGAACGTGAGATTTCCTCGAATCCCTACCTCATTCGGGCGCGGTCAATCGGCTAA